A part of Oligoflexus sp. genomic DNA contains:
- a CDS encoding RNA methyltransferase — protein sequence MKKTQKNRPAAPKPNSSREDTRRASRPPQEDARKAPRAQDGGRPSRPQDERRPPREGQKARRSHQTGREGLFINNWSALGEYLRVQPDALQKIYHASRETKRIHQLLSEHGVTLSCEEDQEMETGFAAKVTVRYKDEEQLLREAATRTEDLIIACDHVTDTRNLGAIARTAAFFGLSTILMPKDRQAPITSATLGTAQGAFATVAPTEVTNLGRTLLALKECGYWIAAADMVGTPVDKMPTRYEKLVLVLGSEDKGVAAQILNKSDFTLSIPSYGGKLESLNVSVAAGILIHALRAAHASGKILPQG from the coding sequence GTGAAAAAAACACAGAAGAATCGTCCGGCCGCTCCGAAACCGAACTCGTCCCGAGAAGACACGCGGAGGGCGTCTCGCCCGCCGCAGGAAGATGCGCGTAAGGCGCCGCGTGCGCAGGATGGTGGTCGACCATCGCGTCCTCAGGACGAACGACGGCCCCCGCGCGAAGGTCAAAAGGCCCGACGCTCCCATCAGACCGGGCGCGAGGGACTCTTCATCAACAATTGGTCCGCACTCGGCGAATATCTCCGTGTTCAGCCGGATGCTCTGCAAAAGATCTATCATGCCTCGCGCGAGACCAAACGCATCCACCAGCTTCTGAGCGAGCACGGTGTCACCTTGTCCTGTGAAGAGGACCAGGAGATGGAGACCGGCTTCGCGGCGAAGGTCACGGTTCGTTATAAAGACGAAGAGCAGCTGCTCCGTGAAGCTGCCACTCGGACCGAAGATCTGATCATCGCCTGTGATCATGTGACGGACACGAGAAATCTCGGAGCCATCGCACGAACGGCTGCTTTTTTCGGACTTTCAACGATCCTGATGCCGAAAGATCGCCAGGCACCCATCACGTCTGCGACTCTGGGCACGGCTCAGGGAGCTTTCGCGACGGTCGCGCCCACCGAAGTGACCAACCTCGGTCGCACGCTGCTGGCTCTTAAGGAATGCGGCTATTGGATTGCCGCGGCCGATATGGTGGGAACGCCGGTTGATAAAATGCCGACCCGTTATGAGAAGCTCGTGCTTGTGCTGGGCTCCGAAGACAAAGGCGTGGCCGCTCAGATCTTGAACAAGAGTGACTTCACGCTTTCGATTCCTTCGTACGGTGGAAAGCTGGAGTCGCTGAATGTCTCGGTCGCTGCTGGTATTCTTATTCACGCGCTGCGCGCTGCCCATGCCTCAGGCAAAATTCTCCCGCAGGGGTAG
- a CDS encoding sensor histidine kinase, whose protein sequence is MDLGWLKLVGVGSREERKRLFELIAMILVTGAFVALSRLEGRLFDLSRDLSRHPEFLNSLVYFGLINVNVVLILILSFMLFRNIVKLVLDRRRGVIGSKLRSKLVIALVFFAVAPTALLFYISTRFLTDSFETWFSTRVEATMHRTREAGAMVYDRDQRRLASLARLALQRIEPVRQDLGDDPYPDYEINASRLRGFSREFRVGHVRVYDRDGRLIWHHETDNAPLSAREQRFTMHAIQRFRDNPGLTARAIVDADEGHDVVRGVAPVFDPEGRELLGMVVLEERFDTQILQSVETIIEEFASLKPSAELNRLSYVILLVLMVVIIVFSATWLGFYVARGIIAPIQRLADATREVAVGNYSLALEVRSDDETGQLFRAFNSMIADLRAHENKVLDFTRQLEKTNEELDRRRKYMEVILSNIGAGVFAVDAEDRVTSMNRAAETLLNVRADKALGEPIEDVLGHNLSEALWKPIRERVQYGSFSGEIDLSDIGRDLTLLADGTHILDENGDDLGIVVVIDDASEQVKAQRVAAWREVARRIAHEIKNPITPIKISAQRLLRRFGEQFQGRDQEVFVTCCETIVSEVDALRDLVNEFSKFSRLPSIKTKPEDVNAILRDVVGLYSMSYATVEFDTSGLSNQLPLVPLDREQMLRVFTNIIANSIASIPEEREKGLILLRSRLLEDYNTIRVEIADNGCGIPEHLKQRVLEPYFSTKKEGTGLGLAIVNQIVSDHGGYLRIADNQPLGTVLIIELPCHEAKNKRGPNV, encoded by the coding sequence GTGGATCTTGGCTGGCTGAAACTGGTGGGAGTGGGATCCCGCGAAGAGCGGAAGCGGCTCTTTGAATTGATTGCCATGATACTGGTGACCGGGGCTTTCGTGGCCCTCTCGCGTCTTGAAGGAAGGCTTTTCGATCTGAGCCGCGACCTTTCGCGGCATCCGGAATTTTTGAATTCCCTCGTCTATTTCGGACTGATCAATGTCAACGTCGTCCTGATCCTTATCCTGAGCTTCATGCTCTTTCGAAATATCGTCAAGCTCGTCCTGGATAGGCGGCGCGGCGTCATCGGCTCCAAGCTGCGCTCAAAGCTCGTCATTGCCCTCGTGTTTTTCGCGGTGGCTCCGACCGCCCTGCTTTTTTATATCTCAACCCGGTTTTTGACCGACAGCTTTGAAACCTGGTTTTCCACCCGCGTGGAAGCCACGATGCACAGAACCCGCGAAGCCGGAGCCATGGTCTACGATCGCGATCAAAGGCGCCTTGCGAGTCTCGCGCGCCTCGCTCTTCAAAGGATCGAGCCGGTGCGGCAGGACCTGGGCGATGATCCCTATCCCGATTATGAGATCAACGCGAGCCGCCTGCGGGGATTTTCCCGTGAATTCCGTGTGGGTCATGTCCGCGTCTATGATAGGGACGGGCGCCTGATCTGGCATCATGAAACGGACAATGCACCGCTTTCCGCGCGGGAGCAGCGCTTTACCATGCATGCGATCCAAAGGTTCCGGGATAATCCAGGCCTGACGGCCCGGGCCATCGTCGATGCGGATGAAGGCCACGATGTGGTGCGGGGCGTGGCTCCTGTCTTTGATCCGGAAGGCCGGGAGCTTCTCGGTATGGTCGTTCTGGAGGAACGCTTTGATACCCAGATCCTGCAGAGCGTCGAGACCATCATCGAGGAATTCGCCAGCCTGAAGCCGAGCGCGGAACTCAATCGGCTCAGCTATGTGATCCTGCTCGTGCTGATGGTGGTCATCATTGTCTTCTCGGCGACATGGCTCGGATTTTATGTAGCGCGCGGAATTATCGCGCCCATTCAAAGATTGGCCGATGCCACGCGCGAGGTCGCGGTCGGTAACTATTCGCTGGCCTTGGAAGTGCGGTCCGATGATGAAACCGGCCAGCTGTTCCGCGCCTTCAACAGCATGATCGCCGATCTTCGGGCGCATGAAAACAAGGTGCTCGACTTCACCCGGCAGCTCGAAAAAACCAACGAGGAACTGGATCGCCGCCGAAAGTATATGGAAGTTATTTTGAGTAACATCGGAGCCGGTGTCTTTGCGGTTGACGCCGAAGATCGCGTGACCTCCATGAACCGCGCAGCGGAAACGCTCTTGAATGTGCGTGCCGATAAAGCCCTGGGTGAGCCGATTGAAGATGTGCTGGGGCACAATCTGAGCGAAGCCCTCTGGAAACCGATCCGTGAGCGCGTGCAGTACGGATCCTTCAGCGGGGAAATCGATCTTTCCGACATTGGCCGGGATCTGACCCTGCTCGCGGATGGCACGCATATCCTGGATGAAAACGGTGATGACCTTGGTATCGTGGTTGTGATCGACGACGCCAGCGAGCAGGTCAAGGCCCAGCGCGTGGCGGCCTGGAGAGAGGTCGCGCGGCGCATTGCGCACGAGATTAAAAATCCGATCACGCCGATCAAGATCAGCGCGCAAAGACTCCTGCGCCGCTTCGGGGAACAGTTCCAGGGCCGCGATCAGGAAGTCTTCGTCACCTGCTGCGAAACCATAGTATCCGAGGTGGACGCCCTGCGGGATCTGGTGAACGAGTTCTCGAAATTTTCCCGCCTGCCATCCATCAAAACGAAGCCCGAGGATGTGAACGCCATACTTCGGGATGTGGTCGGACTCTACAGCATGAGCTACGCAACTGTGGAATTCGATACATCGGGTCTGTCGAACCAGCTGCCTTTGGTGCCTTTGGATCGTGAGCAGATGCTGCGGGTCTTTACGAATATCATTGCCAATTCCATAGCCTCGATACCCGAGGAACGGGAAAAAGGCTTAATTTTACTGCGCAGCCGGCTTTTGGAGGATTATAACACCATCCGGGTCGAGATCGCCGACAATGGCTGCGGCATACCGGAGCATCTTAAACAGCGCGTTCTGGAACCTTATTTTTCCACGAAAAAGGAAGGAACGGGGCTGGGTCTGGCGATCGTCAACCAGATCGTATCCGATCACGGCGGTTACCTGCGGATTGCGGATAATCAGCCGCTGGGGACAGTTTTGATTATTGAGCTGCCCTGTCACGAGGCCAAGAACAAAAGGGGGCCAAATGTCTGA
- the rplA gene encoding 50S ribosomal protein L1, which produces MAKRGKKYRAALAKVDREKNYDLLEACKLVKETSYSKMDASVDLAVNLGVDPRHADQNLRGATVLPNGLGKKVRIVVFAKGEKAAEANGLGVDAVGGDDLAKRITDGWLDFDQVIATPDMMGVVGKLGKVLGPRGLMPNPKLGTVTFEVEKAVTELRAGRAEYRVDKAGIVHTSIGRSNFTPEALAENARTIVDTLLRAKPSTAKGTYLKKVTLSATMGPGVRVDTTPFKI; this is translated from the coding sequence ATGGCTAAGCGAGGTAAGAAGTATCGCGCAGCCCTCGCCAAAGTTGATCGTGAAAAAAATTACGATCTTCTCGAGGCCTGCAAACTCGTCAAGGAAACATCCTACTCCAAAATGGATGCCTCCGTCGACTTGGCTGTGAACCTGGGTGTAGACCCTCGTCACGCAGACCAAAACCTTCGGGGTGCAACTGTCCTCCCCAACGGTCTTGGCAAGAAAGTTCGCATCGTTGTTTTCGCTAAAGGCGAAAAAGCTGCTGAAGCCAATGGACTTGGCGTCGATGCAGTGGGCGGTGATGACCTTGCCAAACGTATCACCGATGGCTGGCTCGACTTCGACCAGGTAATCGCAACCCCTGACATGATGGGCGTTGTCGGTAAGCTTGGTAAAGTTCTCGGTCCCCGCGGCCTGATGCCAAACCCAAAATTGGGCACAGTGACGTTTGAAGTTGAGAAAGCAGTTACTGAACTGCGCGCTGGTCGCGCCGAATACCGTGTGGACAAAGCCGGTATCGTGCACACCTCGATCGGTCGTTCCAACTTCACTCCTGAGGCGCTGGCAGAAAACGCCCGTACGATCGTTGACACTTTGCTTCGCGCAAAGCCTTCGACCGCTAAGGGTACTTACCTGAAGAAGGTAACGCTGTCCGCAACGATGGGTCCTGGTGTTCGCGTCGATACGACGCCCTTTAAGATTTAA
- the secE gene encoding preprotein translocase subunit SecE, translated as MNKDDSYWLKLAYVAFAALVALAVYKAFGTAGVQTGWADRFDWYQPATTAASLALGVAAAFYLGSNKERHEYFLASIGELRKVTWPSMPDTRRMTVIVCVVVGIFAVILAIFDFIWAKMLGLLIA; from the coding sequence ATGAATAAAGATGATTCCTATTGGCTCAAACTGGCTTACGTTGCCTTTGCTGCTTTGGTCGCGCTAGCGGTCTATAAAGCCTTTGGCACGGCGGGTGTACAAACGGGTTGGGCGGATCGATTTGACTGGTATCAGCCAGCGACAACCGCAGCCAGTTTGGCTCTTGGTGTGGCCGCTGCCTTCTATCTCGGATCGAATAAAGAGCGTCACGAGTACTTTTTGGCTTCCATTGGCGAACTGAGGAAAGTGACCTGGCCCAGCATGCCCGACACGCGGCGCATGACGGTGATTGTGTGTGTCGTTGTCGGCATCTTCGCAGTCATCCTGGCGATCTTTGACTTCATTTGGGCCAAGATGCTTGGTCTTCTCATCGCCTAA
- a CDS encoding sigma-54 dependent transcriptional regulator, producing the protein MSDGTKHGESCLALIVDDEESIRKTLADVFEDEGWQSVTAENGKVGLQLFTRRQPDLVLLDVWMPGMDGIETLQKMRQLNPKAPIVIMSGHGTIETAVRATKLGAFDYLEKPLSLDKLIPLLDHARQIRAQQDEKSKQSTVPEMIGNSPLISQIKRQINMVAPRNAWILITGENGTGKEVVARHIHEKSSRAAKPFVAVNCAAIPEELIESELFGHTKGAFTNAISQKKGKFELAHQGTLFLDEIGDMSLRTQAKILRILQEQAFERVGSTETLTVDVRVVAATNKDLKEQIKSGQFREDLYYRLNVVPFHLPPLRERGDDIFDLTQYFLTKMAHELGEKQKILSPEAQKVMREYPWPGNIRELKNLLERACIMSDAEVIEADFLRDLLGSSEKTGDPLSQEFLAASTLKQAKTDFERAYILGKLEENQWNITKTADAIGLERSNLHRKMKLYGIEPKAKG; encoded by the coding sequence ATGTCTGATGGTACAAAACACGGGGAATCCTGCCTCGCTTTGATTGTTGATGACGAAGAAAGTATTCGCAAGACGCTGGCTGATGTCTTTGAGGATGAAGGCTGGCAGTCGGTGACGGCCGAAAATGGCAAGGTGGGTCTGCAGCTCTTTACGCGGAGGCAGCCGGATCTGGTTTTGCTCGACGTATGGATGCCGGGCATGGATGGCATCGAAACCCTGCAGAAGATGCGGCAGCTGAATCCCAAAGCACCGATCGTCATCATGAGCGGCCACGGCACGATCGAAACCGCGGTGCGTGCCACCAAGCTCGGGGCCTTTGATTATCTGGAAAAGCCGCTTTCTTTGGATAAGCTGATACCCCTGCTCGATCATGCGCGGCAAATCCGTGCGCAGCAGGATGAAAAAAGCAAGCAGTCGACCGTGCCCGAGATGATCGGCAATTCGCCGCTGATTTCCCAGATCAAACGCCAGATCAATATGGTCGCGCCGCGCAATGCGTGGATTCTGATTACCGGGGAAAATGGCACCGGCAAGGAAGTGGTGGCCCGCCATATTCATGAAAAAAGTTCGCGCGCGGCCAAGCCTTTCGTGGCGGTAAACTGCGCGGCGATTCCCGAGGAACTGATCGAATCCGAGCTTTTCGGTCACACGAAGGGCGCTTTCACTAACGCCATTTCCCAGAAAAAAGGCAAGTTTGAGCTGGCCCATCAGGGCACGCTTTTTCTGGATGAGATCGGCGATATGTCCCTGCGTACCCAGGCGAAGATATTAAGAATTCTGCAGGAACAGGCCTTTGAAAGAGTCGGCAGTACGGAAACCCTGACGGTGGATGTCCGGGTGGTGGCTGCGACCAATAAGGACCTGAAAGAACAGATCAAAAGCGGCCAGTTCCGCGAGGACCTTTACTACCGTTTGAACGTGGTGCCTTTCCACCTGCCACCGCTGCGCGAACGCGGAGATGATATCTTTGATTTGACTCAGTATTTTCTGACGAAAATGGCCCATGAACTCGGAGAAAAGCAGAAAATTTTGAGTCCGGAAGCCCAAAAAGTCATGCGTGAATACCCCTGGCCGGGCAATATCCGCGAGCTGAAAAACCTGCTGGAGAGAGCCTGCATCATGTCGGACGCCGAGGTGATCGAGGCTGATTTTCTGAGGGATCTTCTGGGGTCCAGTGAAAAAACCGGGGATCCCTTGAGCCAGGAGTTCCTCGCGGCCAGTACCTTGAAACAGGCAAAAACAGACTTTGAAAGAGCGTACATTCTAGGTAAGCTTGAAGAAAATCAATGGAATATCACCAAGACTGCCGACGCCATCGGCCTGGAACGCAGCAACCTGCATCGCAAGATGAAACTTTACGGGATTGAGCCCAAAGCCAAAGGGTAA
- the rplK gene encoding 50S ribosomal protein L11 yields MAKKVVGFIKLQIPAGKANPAPPIGPALGQRGVNIMAFCKEFNAKTQKQAGSILPTVITVFADKSFTFITKSPPASDLLKKAAKVEKASQTPGKAVAGSVTMDQVREIAKTKKDDLNAYDEEAAVKIIMGSARSMGLEVK; encoded by the coding sequence GTGGCAAAGAAGGTTGTCGGATTTATCAAGCTGCAGATTCCGGCAGGTAAAGCGAACCCGGCTCCTCCCATTGGCCCTGCTCTCGGCCAGAGGGGCGTGAATATTATGGCCTTTTGTAAGGAATTCAACGCTAAGACTCAAAAGCAGGCTGGCTCGATTCTGCCAACTGTTATTACCGTCTTTGCCGACAAGTCCTTCACCTTCATCACCAAAAGCCCTCCGGCTTCTGACTTGCTGAAGAAAGCTGCCAAGGTTGAGAAAGCTTCCCAGACTCCTGGTAAAGCTGTCGCCGGTTCTGTGACCATGGATCAAGTCCGTGAGATCGCAAAAACCAAGAAAGACGACCTGAACGCATACGATGAAGAAGCCGCTGTGAAGATCATCATGGGTTCGGCTCGCAGTATGGGTCTGGAAGTTAAATAA
- a CDS encoding tyrosine-type recombinase/integrase, which translates to MTSHDPDLVERFSASLKAKNRQPATVESYCRDAQDFLRFLEKSHLTIDKVEPETLLWFRDHLRDASGERENSVRRKVIGVRQFFRFLADDRKILSSPFDMMPIPERDDSLDEGLSESRFKALLALVGEPGIKNRRDRALLYLLAYEGLKASEIIDLQWRDLIQSKRLHTLSVPGLKSRTIQLQEETSQALTEYQETFQAWLRHQSAEARDRYPWMFVAFKGKELPLVLPRMTRHGLKFMLHELGIKLGLKHLHTETLRHHAMCYQLAIGRGPEDVMQHLGLRRLGNIGKHLAQYRNPT; encoded by the coding sequence ATGACCTCACATGATCCTGATCTCGTCGAGCGGTTCAGTGCGTCTCTGAAGGCCAAAAACAGGCAGCCAGCGACAGTGGAATCCTATTGTCGCGACGCCCAGGATTTTCTGCGGTTTTTAGAAAAAAGCCACCTCACCATCGACAAGGTCGAACCGGAAACCCTGCTTTGGTTTCGTGACCATCTGCGTGATGCCAGTGGTGAACGGGAGAATTCCGTGCGGCGCAAGGTGATTGGCGTTCGGCAGTTTTTCCGTTTTCTGGCTGATGATAGAAAGATTCTTTCCTCGCCCTTTGACATGATGCCGATTCCCGAAAGGGATGATTCCCTGGACGAGGGCTTGAGCGAAAGTCGCTTCAAGGCTCTGCTCGCTTTGGTCGGGGAGCCCGGCATTAAAAATCGTCGTGACCGGGCGCTCCTGTATCTTTTGGCTTACGAAGGGCTGAAGGCCAGCGAGATTATCGACCTTCAGTGGCGGGATCTCATTCAGAGCAAACGCCTTCATACCCTTTCAGTTCCGGGCCTGAAAAGTCGGACGATTCAGCTGCAGGAAGAAACCAGCCAGGCTCTGACGGAATATCAGGAAACCTTTCAAGCCTGGCTGCGGCATCAAAGCGCCGAGGCTCGCGATCGATATCCCTGGATGTTTGTGGCGTTCAAGGGTAAGGAACTGCCTTTGGTCCTGCCGCGCATGACCCGGCACGGCCTTAAATTCATGCTGCATGAACTGGGAATCAAATTGGGGCTTAAGCATCTTCACACCGAAACCCTCCGCCATCACGCGATGTGCTATCAGCTCGCGATCGGCCGCGGTCCCGAGGATGTCATGCAGCATCTCGGTCTTCGTCGCCTGGGCAATATCGGCAAGCATCTGGCCCAGTACCGGAATCCCACATGA
- the tuf gene encoding elongation factor Tu, with translation MAKEKFERSKPHVNIGTIGHVDHGKTTLTAAITKVMSLAYGGVAKAFNEIDNAPEEKARGITINTSHVEYTSANRHYAHVDCPGHADYVKNMITGAAQMDGAILVVSAADGPMPQTREHILLARQVGVPSIVVFMNKCDMVDDAELLELVEMEVRELLSLYKFPGDDTPIIKGSALKGLEAANAQDQWAQKIVDLINACDEYIPLPERPIDRPFLMPIEDVFSISGRGTVVTGRIERGIIKVGEDMEIVGLQPTTKTTCTGVEMFRKLLDEGRAGDNVGILLRGTKREEVMRGQVLSKPGSIKPHKKFKASVYVLTKEEGGRHTPFFKGYRPQFYFRTTDVTGSIKLPDNVEMVMPGDNIDIEVELIQPIAMDKELRFAIREGGRTVGAGVVAEIVE, from the coding sequence ATGGCAAAAGAAAAGTTCGAGCGTTCAAAACCCCACGTTAACATCGGTACCATTGGTCACGTTGACCACGGTAAAACAACCCTGACAGCGGCCATCACTAAGGTTATGTCCTTGGCGTACGGCGGGGTGGCGAAAGCGTTTAACGAAATCGACAACGCTCCCGAAGAAAAGGCGCGCGGTATTACTATTAATACCTCGCACGTCGAGTACACCTCGGCTAACCGCCACTATGCTCACGTTGACTGTCCTGGTCACGCTGACTATGTGAAGAACATGATCACGGGTGCTGCTCAGATGGACGGCGCTATCCTCGTGGTTTCCGCTGCTGACGGCCCTATGCCTCAGACACGCGAGCACATCCTGCTTGCTCGTCAGGTCGGCGTGCCAAGCATCGTCGTGTTTATGAACAAGTGCGACATGGTTGATGACGCAGAGCTCCTCGAGCTCGTCGAAATGGAAGTGCGCGAACTCCTGAGTCTTTACAAATTCCCAGGCGACGACACTCCTATCATCAAGGGTTCGGCTCTGAAAGGTCTGGAAGCGGCTAACGCTCAAGACCAGTGGGCGCAGAAAATCGTTGATCTGATCAACGCCTGTGATGAGTACATTCCTCTGCCAGAGCGTCCTATCGACCGTCCGTTCCTGATGCCGATCGAAGACGTGTTCTCGATCTCGGGTCGCGGTACTGTTGTTACCGGTCGTATTGAACGCGGTATCATCAAAGTCGGTGAAGATATGGAAATCGTCGGCCTTCAGCCCACGACCAAAACCACCTGTACTGGCGTTGAAATGTTCCGCAAGTTGCTGGACGAAGGTCGCGCTGGTGACAACGTGGGTATCCTTCTCCGTGGTACCAAGCGTGAAGAAGTTATGCGCGGTCAGGTCTTGTCCAAGCCGGGCTCGATCAAGCCTCACAAGAAGTTCAAAGCTTCTGTGTACGTGTTGACCAAAGAAGAAGGTGGCCGTCATACCCCATTCTTCAAAGGTTACCGTCCTCAGTTCTACTTCCGTACAACGGACGTAACTGGTAGTATCAAACTGCCAGACAACGTTGAGATGGTTATGCCAGGTGACAACATCGACATCGAAGTCGAGTTGATCCAGCCTATCGCCATGGACAAAGAGCTCCGCTTCGCTATCCGCGAAGGTGGCCGTACTGTTGGCGCCGGCGTTGTTGCTGAAATCGTCGAGTAA
- the tadA gene encoding tRNA adenosine(34) deaminase TadA, whose product MTPIERDEKWMRFAQSLAAHAGALGEVPVGAVIVADDRIIATGFNLREITKQATAHAELLAIQQASRILDSWRLSDCELYVTLEPCIMCAGLIHQSRLKRVVFGAYDPKGGALGSLYQINEDQRLNHRYPAIGGVLQPECSAQLSAFFAARRLQQKAQKP is encoded by the coding sequence ATGACCCCAATCGAGCGTGATGAAAAATGGATGCGCTTTGCGCAGTCTCTGGCGGCTCATGCCGGGGCTTTGGGCGAGGTGCCGGTGGGAGCGGTGATTGTTGCGGATGATCGCATTATTGCCACCGGCTTCAATCTGCGCGAGATCACAAAGCAGGCGACGGCTCATGCGGAGCTGCTGGCCATTCAGCAGGCCAGTCGCATTCTGGACAGCTGGCGCCTCAGCGACTGTGAACTCTATGTGACCCTGGAGCCCTGCATTATGTGTGCGGGCTTGATTCATCAGTCGCGTTTGAAGCGGGTGGTGTTTGGGGCCTACGATCCCAAAGGCGGCGCGCTCGGAAGTCTTTATCAGATCAACGAGGATCAGCGTTTGAATCATCGTTACCCCGCGATCGGCGGGGTTTTGCAGCCGGAATGCAGCGCCCAGCTTTCGGCGTTTTTTGCGGCGCGAAGGCTGCAGCAGAAAGCTCAAAAACCCTAG
- a CDS encoding DUF4388 domain-containing protein, with product MPTDQRVTVEAASGLLQIQSAAFTEGQAWQVRAIGRQRLIVESEAAALAMRGDQAGSGRLSHTVFVSLLHGLVTQKFSGLVSVDLGDSVKRLYFRAGELVFAASNLIDDRLGEVLYRAGQITLDQLTEAAVQVNRTTKFGRVLLESRVFSSSQLWDALKLQVVSIFQSILLYDHVYVQLEPGQHLSPTAVAIDIPTMNLIDDCLGYADIYRQFRQRLDKGCQMAGVDFVLDRIGAKPGTFVGDTVELVTAHPQIDGFLEHSKLTEANSLCALFDLLNHHIIRIDGYDTSTRGLDNGPMAKELKGLIDAYHLIIDGAKKAFTAEGIEFPVLDVELFLDQQYSFKHSPVFVLQDGTIAPEAIVSIYTKARTSARQAEVMANQMQGLILFLLQVIGDLLPSGKGWELKRSFQNLVT from the coding sequence ATGCCGACCGATCAAAGAGTGACCGTCGAAGCAGCCTCCGGCCTTCTTCAGATTCAAAGTGCCGCCTTTACCGAAGGCCAGGCCTGGCAGGTGCGCGCCATCGGTCGGCAGCGGCTTATTGTGGAGAGTGAAGCGGCAGCTCTTGCCATGCGGGGTGATCAGGCGGGATCCGGACGTCTCAGCCACACGGTTTTCGTATCCTTGCTTCATGGGCTGGTGACGCAAAAGTTCAGCGGACTCGTTTCGGTCGATCTTGGTGACAGCGTCAAGCGCCTCTATTTTCGAGCGGGTGAACTCGTCTTTGCCGCTTCCAATTTGATCGATGATCGACTGGGCGAAGTCCTCTATCGGGCCGGGCAGATCACCCTGGATCAGCTGACGGAGGCGGCCGTGCAGGTGAATCGCACGACCAAGTTCGGACGGGTGCTTTTGGAGAGTCGCGTCTTCAGCAGCTCGCAGCTTTGGGATGCATTAAAGTTGCAAGTCGTCAGCATCTTTCAATCGATCCTGCTCTATGATCATGTCTATGTTCAGTTGGAGCCAGGCCAGCATCTTTCCCCGACCGCTGTGGCGATCGACATCCCGACGATGAATCTGATCGATGATTGTCTGGGCTATGCGGATATCTATCGACAGTTCCGGCAGCGGCTCGATAAGGGCTGTCAGATGGCGGGCGTGGATTTCGTGCTCGATCGCATCGGGGCCAAACCGGGTACCTTTGTGGGTGACACCGTGGAACTCGTCACGGCGCATCCGCAGATTGATGGCTTTTTGGAGCATTCCAAATTAACGGAGGCCAACAGCCTCTGTGCTCTCTTTGATCTTCTGAATCACCACATCATCCGTATTGACGGCTATGACACATCGACTCGTGGACTGGACAACGGTCCGATGGCGAAAGAGCTCAAAGGTTTGATTGATGCCTATCACCTCATTATTGATGGTGCCAAAAAAGCATTTACGGCAGAAGGGATTGAATTTCCCGTTCTGGACGTTGAACTCTTTTTGGATCAGCAGTATAGCTTCAAGCATTCGCCGGTCTTTGTCCTGCAGGACGGCACGATAGCCCCGGAGGCGATCGTGAGCATCTATACCAAGGCACGAACGAGCGCGCGCCAGGCTGAAGTGATGGCCAATCAGATGCAAGGTCTTATCCTCTTCCTTTTGCAGGTGATCGGCGATCTCCTTCCCAGCGGCAAAGGCTGGGAGCTGAAGCGCTCCTTTCAGAATTTGGTCACGTGA
- the nusG gene encoding transcription termination/antitermination protein NusG has protein sequence MAYDLKWYVIHTYSGFEEKAKSGLIDRAKSEGQAEKFGDIYIPHTVSESVNKAGKKKAVSRTSFPGYIIVQMHLDDESMHVVKSTPKITGFVGNARHPKALPDHEVLRLTNPELVKDQRKEVVQEVRFSKGEAVKVMDGPFSNFDGVIDEVRPDKGKVRVLVSIFGRETPVELEFGQVEKI, from the coding sequence ATGGCTTACGATTTGAAATGGTATGTCATACATACTTACTCAGGCTTTGAAGAGAAGGCCAAGTCTGGACTGATCGACCGCGCCAAAAGCGAAGGTCAGGCTGAGAAATTTGGAGATATCTACATCCCTCACACAGTCAGTGAGTCGGTGAATAAGGCAGGTAAGAAGAAGGCTGTCTCTCGTACTTCGTTCCCGGGTTATATCATCGTCCAGATGCACCTGGATGACGAGAGCATGCACGTGGTCAAGAGCACGCCAAAAATTACGGGATTTGTCGGCAATGCCCGCCATCCCAAGGCCCTGCCTGATCATGAAGTTCTGCGCCTGACCAACCCTGAGTTGGTGAAAGATCAGCGGAAGGAAGTTGTCCAGGAAGTCCGCTTTAGCAAGGGCGAAGCGGTTAAAGTTATGGATGGTCCATTCAGTAACTTTGACGGCGTTATTGATGAAGTTCGTCCTGATAAAGGTAAAGTGCGGGTACTCGTGAGTATCTTCGGGCGTGAAACCCCAGTGGAACTCGAGTTTGGACAGGTCGAAAAAATTTAA